A single region of the Fusobacterium sp. DD2 genome encodes:
- a CDS encoding site-2 protease family protein: MRNFLNELKYANRNMSTITKIILGVIVLYMLLTIKHSDIFSIPFLISIVVLLTSISLHEIAHGFAAYLLGDNTAKSYGRISLNPLHHIDPLGLLFPILMAIIHSPFLIGWAKPVPIDYSRLKYGRFGEFIVAIAGILINFLILIAACIVLKLFYGKINSFYFGYTIAAIYKINILLIVLNLLPVPPLDGSKILAAIAPQSLREMIFYLDRFGILIIILLGWSGILDDAIWTGVKFFNTIINYIW; this comes from the coding sequence ATGAGAAACTTTTTAAACGAACTGAAATACGCCAATAGAAATATGAGTACTATTACTAAAATAATACTTGGAGTAATTGTGCTATACATGCTCTTAACCATTAAACATTCTGACATATTTTCTATACCTTTTCTTATAAGTATAGTTGTTCTTTTAACTTCAATATCTCTTCATGAGATAGCTCATGGATTTGCAGCTTACCTTTTAGGAGATAATACTGCAAAATCATATGGAAGAATAAGTTTAAATCCTTTACATCATATTGACCCACTTGGACTTCTTTTTCCAATTTTAATGGCTATTATTCACTCTCCCTTTTTAATTGGATGGGCTAAACCTGTTCCAATTGATTATTCAAGACTTAAGTATGGAAGATTTGGAGAATTTATAGTAGCTATTGCTGGAATACTTATAAACTTTTTAATTTTAATAGCTGCCTGTATAGTGTTAAAATTGTTTTACGGTAAAATAAATTCTTTTTATTTTGGATATACAATAGCTGCTATTTACAAAATTAATATATTGCTTATAGTCTTAAATCTTCTGCCAGTACCACCTCTAGATGGTTCTAAAATCCTTGCAGCAATTGCACCACAATCTTTAAGAGAGATGATTTTTTACTTAGATCGTTTTGGAATTCTAATAATTATTCTTCTAGGTTGGTCTGGAATATTAGATGATGCTATTTGGACTGGTGTAAAGTTTTTTAATACAATAATAAATTATATTTGGTGA
- a CDS encoding TIGR02206 family membrane protein, with product MNKFILFGTQHLMMVASGFIISFVLIIMGFFLDRKHFARFTALLVLIVKIVELCYRHIVNGEKLTQLLPLHLCNIALIFVIVMMLTCSKKLFQPCYYWSLGAVFALVTPDVTASFPNYVTASFPNYVTLSFFITHFYIIFGVVYAYIFFNYRPTLFGYFSSFISLNVIALIIYFINKELGTNYLFVNRVPEFTSPLSYFGEWPYYIVVVELIYIILTYIIYFPFRAKNVKYGRVNFDK from the coding sequence ATGAATAAGTTTATACTTTTTGGAACACAGCATTTGATGATGGTTGCAAGTGGATTTATTATAAGTTTCGTACTTATAATAATGGGGTTTTTTCTTGATAGAAAGCACTTTGCAAGATTTACTGCATTATTGGTATTGATAGTGAAAATAGTGGAATTGTGTTATAGACACATAGTTAATGGGGAGAAATTGACGCAACTTTTGCCTTTGCATCTATGTAATATAGCTCTTATATTTGTTATAGTTATGATGCTTACATGCTCTAAGAAATTATTTCAGCCTTGTTATTATTGGAGTTTAGGAGCGGTATTTGCACTTGTAACACCTGATGTAACAGCATCATTTCCAAATTATGTAACAGCATCATTTCCAAATTATGTAACATTGAGCTTTTTTATAACTCATTTTTATATTATATTTGGGGTAGTTTATGCCTATATATTCTTTAATTATAGACCGACACTTTTTGGATATTTTTCATCATTTATCAGTCTCAATGTTATCGCATTAATAATATATTTTATTAATAAAGAACTTGGAACAAACTATTTATTTGTAAATAGAGTACCTGAATTTACATCGCCATTATCATATTTTGGAGAATGGCCATATTATATTGTAGTGGTAGAATTAATCTATATAATACTTACATATATAATCTATTTTCCATTTAGAGCTAAGAATGTAAAGTATGGAAGAGTAAATTTTGATAAATAG
- a CDS encoding YigZ family protein → MIDMNTIKKEAVIEFEERKSKFIGYAKPVSSKKEAEEFIEKIKMKHPDATHNCSAYQVIDEGQEYFKTDDDGEPSGTAGKPMGDIITYMEVSNLAVVATRYFGGIKLGAGGLIRNYAKTAKLAIQEAEIEDYVEKNIYILDFPYERIGEVENLLGENCEYIEKGYNDRVTYKVKIDKPTFDSLSSIKDLITIDL, encoded by the coding sequence GTGATTGATATGAATACAATAAAAAAAGAAGCGGTAATTGAATTTGAAGAGAGAAAATCTAAATTTATAGGCTATGCAAAACCTGTAAGTTCTAAAAAAGAAGCAGAGGAATTTATTGAAAAGATTAAAATGAAACATCCTGATGCTACTCACAACTGCTCAGCTTACCAGGTCATAGATGAAGGTCAGGAGTATTTTAAAACTGATGACGATGGTGAACCTAGTGGAACAGCTGGAAAGCCTATGGGAGATATAATAACCTATATGGAGGTTTCAAATCTAGCTGTAGTAGCTACCAGATATTTTGGTGGGATAAAACTTGGTGCTGGTGGACTTATTAGAAATTATGCAAAAACTGCCAAACTTGCCATTCAAGAAGCTGAAATTGAAGATTATGTTGAAAAAAATATCTATATACTGGATTTTCCTTATGAAAGAATTGGAGAAGTAGAAAACCTTTTAGGTGAAAATTGTGAGTACATAGAAAAAGGATACAATGACAGAGTTACCTATAAAGTTAAAATTGATAAACCTACTTTTGATTCATTGAGCAGTATAAAAGACCTTATAACTATTGACCTTTAA
- a CDS encoding ComEC/Rec2 family competence protein, translating to MTLIYLIAIEITFILTLLFILPLYLAIIAGIGIIGTVFIFRKKKEKLLLIIPIIFLIRAAMTLDFTQYKKGDIITVATQIYRGRGKLDKINGKIPSTASYIQTRELEDGKYKISGEIKKLNTRYRNNYYEITPLEIDKIKESYLEKYFNNKTRSLLKNSDFKLRKVYSAVILGQSYKLPKDMREEFSYIGISHLMALSGFHIGLVIAIATFIITKFPFSKKGRNISLLLFLTLYYLGIEHSPSLTRAYIMAGIYLLGNILYEDTDLMKSLTAAYVISLFINPMDITSLSFKLSYSAVFIIAGIYPIIRGFFNYKNKKFIDGIILIFTLQILLAPILINEFGTIQVLGFISNIIVVPVGSLFITLSFIGLLIENLHLGFIMMPLIKLSYYIFIKIVNLFSKIPYMSITISKGYHNNYFYFFYFGILIGIIYIHGKKEKTTNEKLFKRTEIRQ from the coding sequence ATGACCTTAATATATCTTATTGCTATTGAGATTACATTTATATTGACACTTCTTTTTATATTGCCACTTTATCTGGCTATCATAGCAGGAATTGGAATAATTGGAACAGTTTTCATCTTTAGAAAGAAAAAAGAGAAACTTCTACTTATAATACCTATTATTTTTTTAATTAGAGCTGCTATGACACTGGATTTTACACAATATAAAAAAGGTGATATCATAACAGTAGCAACACAGATATATAGAGGTCGAGGTAAATTAGATAAAATTAATGGGAAAATTCCATCAACAGCCTCTTATATCCAGACTCGTGAATTGGAAGATGGAAAATATAAAATCAGCGGAGAGATTAAAAAGCTTAACACCAGATACAGAAATAATTATTACGAGATAACACCTTTAGAGATAGATAAAATTAAAGAGAGCTATCTTGAAAAATATTTTAATAATAAAACCAGATCACTTTTAAAAAATAGTGATTTTAAATTAAGAAAAGTATACAGTGCTGTTATACTAGGACAGAGTTATAAACTTCCTAAAGATATGAGAGAGGAGTTTTCCTACATAGGTATTTCTCATCTTATGGCTCTTTCTGGATTTCATATTGGACTTGTAATTGCTATTGCAACCTTTATTATCACTAAGTTTCCATTTTCAAAAAAGGGAAGAAATATATCTCTTTTGCTATTTTTAACACTTTATTACTTGGGAATAGAGCATTCACCATCTCTTACCAGGGCCTATATAATGGCAGGAATATATCTTCTGGGTAATATTCTTTATGAGGATACAGATCTTATGAAATCTTTAACTGCAGCATATGTAATTTCCCTTTTTATAAATCCAATGGATATTACATCACTATCATTTAAACTTTCATATAGTGCAGTCTTTATAATTGCTGGGATATACCCTATTATCAGAGGATTTTTTAATTATAAAAACAAAAAATTTATTGATGGAATAATTCTGATATTTACTTTACAGATTCTACTTGCACCAATTCTAATAAATGAATTTGGAACAATTCAGGTTTTAGGATTTATTTCAAATATCATAGTTGTCCCAGTTGGAAGTTTATTTATCACACTGAGTTTTATTGGACTTCTTATAGAAAATCTACATCTTGGTTTTATTATGATGCCACTTATTAAACTTTCATACTATATTTTTATAAAAATCGTTAATTTATTCAGCAAAATTCCATATATGAGTATCACCATTTCAAAGGGATACCACAATAACTATTTTTATTTTTTCTATTTTGGAATTTTAATTGGAATAATTTATATACATGGAAAAAAGGAGAAAACTACTAATGAGAAACTTTTTAAACGAACTGAAATACGCCAATAG
- the rbr gene encoding rubrerythrin, producing the protein MEFKGSKTEKNLMTAFAGESQATNKYTYYASKAKKDGYVQIAKLFEETANNEKEHAKLWFKLLKGGEIHSTIDNLLDAAEGENYEWTDMYANFAKVAREEGFDDIARTMEGVAKIEKRHEERYRKLLANIKQDMVFERDEEVAWECMNCGHVHYGKKAPKLCPVCKHPGGFFMIEPKNY; encoded by the coding sequence ATGGAATTTAAAGGAAGTAAAACTGAAAAAAATCTTATGACAGCATTTGCTGGGGAATCACAAGCTACAAACAAATATACTTATTATGCATCTAAAGCAAAAAAAGATGGATATGTACAAATAGCTAAATTATTTGAAGAAACAGCTAACAATGAAAAAGAACACGCAAAATTATGGTTCAAACTATTAAAAGGTGGAGAAATTCATTCAACTATAGACAACCTATTAGATGCTGCTGAAGGAGAAAACTATGAGTGGACAGATATGTACGCTAACTTCGCAAAAGTAGCTAGAGAAGAAGGATTCGATGACATAGCTAGAACTATGGAAGGTGTAGCAAAAATTGAAAAACGTCACGAAGAAAGATACAGAAAATTACTTGCTAACATCAAACAAGATATGGTATTCGAAAGAGATGAAGAAGTTGCTTGGGAATGTATGAACTGTGGACACGTTCACTATGGTAAAAAAGCTCCAAAACTTTGCCCAGTATGTAAACATCCTGGTGGATTCTTTATGATAGAACCTAAAAACTATTAA
- a CDS encoding nucleotidyltransferase codes for MKAIGLVVEYNPFHNGHKYHLKNAKKNPDDVIIAVMSGDFVQRGEPSIIDRWTKTKIAIDNGVDLVVELPVFYSSQSAEIFAKGAIGILNQLKCDEILFGSESADIEELSKIANFQESPLFKEKLKSRLDEGLSYPTAHSETMNDVLGETRLNSNDILGLEYLKAIKYWKSPIVPKVLKREKTGYYDSDVIDDFASATKIREDIKHKIDISKVVPQESFNILKNYIHYTYIENFYPLIRYEILKNHKNLGNIQDMETGFENRLHEKALKYQDYHKFYNSIINKRYTMGRTQRVLIHTLLGLTEDITSCVKKEVPYVKIMGFNKKGREYLGWLKQFENKKIITTYKKMPEIFDEKTCALIEYNEKCSEIYRLINPYKNYKSPIIKKEDIHE; via the coding sequence ATGAAGGCAATAGGTTTAGTAGTGGAATATAACCCATTTCACAATGGACATAAATACCATCTTAAAAATGCTAAAAAAAATCCTGATGATGTTATAATTGCCGTTATGAGTGGAGACTTTGTCCAACGTGGAGAACCATCTATTATAGACAGATGGACTAAAACTAAAATTGCAATAGATAATGGAGTGGACCTGGTAGTTGAACTTCCTGTATTCTACTCCTCTCAAAGTGCTGAAATTTTTGCAAAGGGAGCAATAGGGATTCTCAACCAATTAAAGTGTGATGAAATTCTATTTGGTTCTGAGAGCGCAGATATAGAAGAACTATCTAAAATTGCTAATTTTCAGGAAAGTCCGCTTTTTAAAGAAAAACTTAAAAGTCGTTTAGATGAGGGATTATCATATCCAACTGCTCATAGTGAAACGATGAATGATGTTTTAGGAGAGACAAGATTAAATTCTAATGATATACTGGGACTTGAATACTTAAAAGCTATTAAATATTGGAAAAGTCCTATTGTTCCTAAAGTATTAAAACGGGAAAAAACAGGTTATTACGATTCAGATGTAATTGATGACTTTGCCAGTGCTACAAAAATAAGAGAAGATATAAAACATAAAATAGATATATCTAAGGTAGTTCCACAGGAGAGTTTCAATATTTTAAAGAATTACATCCATTACACATATATTGAAAATTTTTATCCACTTATAAGATATGAAATTCTTAAAAATCATAAAAATTTAGGTAATATTCAGGATATGGAGACAGGATTTGAAAATAGACTCCATGAAAAAGCTTTAAAATATCAGGATTATCATAAATTTTACAACTCTATAATAAATAAAAGATATACTATGGGACGTACTCAAAGAGTACTTATCCACACTCTTTTAGGTCTCACTGAAGATATCACTTCCTGTGTAAAAAAAGAGGTTCCATATGTAAAAATCATGGGATTTAACAAAAAAGGAAGAGAATATTTAGGATGGCTTAAACAGTTTGAAAATAAAAAAATAATTACAACATATAAAAAAATGCCTGAGATTTTTGATGAAAAAACCTGTGCTCTTATTGAGTATAATGAAAAATGTTCAGAAATCTACAGACTTATAAATCCATATAAAAATTATAAAAGTCCAATTATAAAGAAGGAGGATATTCATGAATAA
- a CDS encoding nitroreductase family protein: MILDVLKKIRSHRSFTGKEISSNELRAMVEGARYAASAKNSQKIRYALISDKEMCNKVFQQSKFAGAIPWNPQLDESPRGYILMCSKTPIEGNENLFYFDMGLAAQNILLVANELGYNGCIVAAFNKKEVEKIVGLREDYASYILIALGEAKDNVTVVPTVLGNTTYSRIGNEHYVPKLPLDEIIIIEK, encoded by the coding sequence ATGATTTTAGACGTTTTAAAAAAAATACGTTCTCACAGAAGTTTTACTGGAAAAGAGATCTCATCAAATGAACTTAGAGCAATGGTAGAAGGAGCAAGATACGCTGCATCTGCTAAAAATTCACAAAAGATAAGATATGCACTTATTTCTGATAAAGAGATGTGTAATAAGGTATTCCAACAATCAAAATTTGCTGGAGCAATCCCTTGGAATCCACAGTTAGATGAATCACCAAGAGGATATATCCTTATGTGTTCAAAAACTCCTATTGAGGGAAATGAAAATCTTTTTTATTTTGATATGGGACTTGCAGCACAAAATATTCTTTTAGTAGCTAATGAGCTTGGATATAATGGTTGTATAGTTGCAGCTTTTAATAAAAAAGAGGTTGAAAAGATAGTAGGACTTAGAGAGGATTACGCATCATATATTTTAATCGCTTTAGGAGAGGCTAAAGACAATGTTACAGTAGTTCCAACAGTACTTGGAAATACTACATATTCAAGAATTGGTAATGAGCACTATGTGCCAAAGTTACCTCTAGACGAAATTATAATAATTGAAAAATAA
- a CDS encoding MATE family efflux transporter, protein MPTFLEKNKVFIKNLLILAVPIILQNLIGASVNLLDNIMIGSLGENEIAATGIANQYYMVFFNTANGFIMGAGIFMSQYWGKRDIKSIHKFIGISLVFSTGMAILFAIGAVVFSDNIMHLFTKDSVVTALGRDYLVTVTLSYIFTTISLSFGMALRSVGFTKIPMYGSLIGLVFNGILNYIFIFGKLGISPLGVTGAALGTTVARFMEMSFILVTIYIVQKNMVAGKIREIMSFNLSLIKRFLITATPVVFNDIMWTVGFTTYFVIYSRLGTNATATMQICSTVNNAFNIFGIGIAVAASILIGNQIGADEIDKVKESAMKISIFGIVLGVVIGIFFFITAPYVTLIFKITEETKRHVIQVLRVMSVVLPLRFYGIVQIIGVLRGGGDVMYAIGTELIGVWCIGVPLSYLGVEYFNVSITIVYALTCLEEVFKVIATTPRLLSGKWIKSLVKE, encoded by the coding sequence ATGCCTACATTTTTAGAAAAAAACAAAGTATTTATTAAAAATCTGCTAATTTTAGCAGTACCTATCATTTTACAAAATCTTATTGGAGCTTCAGTTAACTTACTTGATAACATAATGATAGGAAGTCTTGGAGAAAATGAAATTGCTGCTACTGGAATTGCCAACCAGTATTATATGGTATTTTTTAATACTGCCAATGGATTTATCATGGGAGCAGGAATTTTTATGTCACAATACTGGGGAAAAAGAGATATCAAAAGTATTCACAAATTTATTGGTATATCTCTTGTATTCTCTACAGGTATGGCAATACTATTTGCCATTGGAGCAGTTGTATTTTCAGATAATATAATGCATCTATTTACAAAGGACAGTGTTGTAACTGCTTTAGGTAGAGACTATCTGGTTACAGTTACTCTAAGCTATATATTTACCACTATCTCTCTTTCTTTTGGAATGGCTCTTAGAAGTGTTGGATTTACTAAAATACCTATGTATGGAAGTCTTATTGGACTTGTATTCAACGGAATTCTAAACTATATCTTCATATTTGGAAAATTGGGAATCTCACCTCTTGGTGTAACAGGAGCTGCTCTTGGAACAACTGTTGCAAGATTTATGGAGATGAGCTTTATTCTTGTTACAATATATATAGTACAAAAAAATATGGTAGCAGGAAAAATAAGAGAGATTATGAGTTTTAACCTCTCACTTATAAAAAGATTTTTAATTACTGCCACACCAGTAGTTTTTAATGATATAATGTGGACAGTAGGTTTTACTACATATTTTGTCATATATTCAAGACTTGGAACCAATGCCACTGCTACAATGCAGATATGCAGTACAGTAAACAATGCTTTTAACATCTTTGGAATAGGTATTGCTGTTGCTGCTAGTATCCTTATTGGAAATCAGATTGGAGCAGATGAGATAGATAAGGTAAAAGAGAGTGCAATGAAAATAAGCATTTTTGGAATTGTACTTGGTGTCGTGATTGGAATCTTTTTCTTCATAACAGCTCCTTATGTAACACTTATCTTTAAAATAACTGAGGAGACAAAACGTCACGTTATCCAGGTATTAAGAGTGATGAGTGTTGTTCTTCCATTAAGATTTTATGGAATAGTTCAAATCATTGGAGTCCTACGTGGTGGTGGAGATGTAATGTATGCAATAGGTACTGAGCTTATTGGTGTATGGTGTATAGGAGTTCCTCTCTCTTATCTTGGAGTGGAATATTTCAATGTTTCAATCACAATTGTCTATGCTCTTACATGCCTTGAAGAGGTATTTAAAGTAATTGCAACTACACCTCGTCTACTATCAGGTAAATGGATTAAAAGTCTTGTTAAAGAGTAA
- a CDS encoding ribonuclease H family protein, whose translation MAKKFYAYLLVERNIKGIVNSWDECKNLVQGRKARYKGFSSEQDAQEWLDAGAEYEKKAAVKKEVQKNLPEGIYFDAGTGRGIGVETRVTDVTGKSLLHFNTVGCKVNEFGNIHLGKDKTNNYGELLGLYLALDIAKQSKCRFIFGDSNLVIFFWSKGICKRNNLPDETVELIDKVVKARKEFEKTGGTVEHISGDYNPADLGFHK comes from the coding sequence GTGGCTAAGAAGTTTTATGCATATTTATTAGTTGAAAGGAATATAAAAGGAATAGTAAATAGCTGGGACGAATGTAAAAATTTAGTTCAGGGAAGAAAAGCCAGATATAAGGGGTTTTCATCAGAGCAGGATGCTCAGGAATGGCTTGATGCAGGAGCTGAGTATGAAAAGAAAGCAGCAGTGAAAAAAGAAGTTCAGAAAAATCTTCCTGAAGGTATATATTTTGATGCTGGTACTGGTCGTGGTATAGGTGTAGAAACAAGAGTTACAGATGTAACTGGTAAATCACTTCTACATTTTAACACAGTAGGTTGCAAGGTTAATGAGTTTGGAAATATACATTTAGGAAAAGATAAAACAAATAATTATGGAGAACTTTTAGGATTATATCTTGCTCTTGATATAGCAAAGCAGTCAAAATGCAGATTTATATTTGGAGACAGCAATCTTGTTATTTTTTTCTGGTCTAAGGGAATTTGCAAGAGAAACAATCTTCCAGATGAAACTGTTGAATTAATAGATAAAGTTGTAAAAGCCAGAAAAGAGTTTGAAAAAACTGGTGGAACAGTAGAACATATTTCTGGAGATTACAATCCAGCAGATTTAGGATTTCATAAATAG
- a CDS encoding aldose epimerase family protein — protein MNIIRKEWGTTKKGEKVYLYTLKNDSLEVEVLNYGAVIRRISAPDKDGKFEDVVLNLETIKDYEERSPYFGAVVGRNAGRIKNALLKIDEQEYPLVKNSGENSIHGGIDNFSHRIWEAYDVGTEEKPALELVIKSLHLDEGFPGNVEVRVRYTLDKNELLLSYRGTSDRKTYLNLTNHSYFNLSGDFKRDIKDETLYLNCDEFIAVDKETLPVSINSVEGTPFDFREGKILKTSLDADDEQIKIVNNGLDHPFIFSEGGKRPLIKLEDQKSGRVLEVETDQPAVVIYTGNYLHEVGNLNSKVCCKKHMGICFETQNYADALNFIPEKAVITSPEKPYIQETRYKFTVTK, from the coding sequence ATGAACATTATAAGAAAAGAGTGGGGAACTACCAAAAAAGGTGAAAAGGTATATCTTTATACTTTAAAAAATGATTCTTTAGAAGTAGAAGTTTTAAATTATGGTGCAGTGATTAGAAGAATTTCAGCACCAGATAAAGATGGTAAATTTGAAGATGTAGTATTAAATCTTGAAACTATAAAAGACTATGAAGAAAGATCACCATATTTTGGAGCAGTAGTAGGAAGAAATGCAGGAAGGATTAAAAATGCACTTCTTAAGATTGATGAACAGGAATATCCTCTTGTAAAAAATTCTGGAGAAAATAGTATTCATGGAGGAATTGATAATTTCAGTCATAGAATATGGGAAGCATATGATGTTGGAACAGAAGAAAAACCTGCTTTAGAGCTTGTAATAAAAAGTCTGCATTTAGATGAAGGTTTTCCTGGAAATGTAGAGGTAAGAGTGAGATATACCCTTGATAAAAATGAGTTGTTATTAAGCTATAGAGGAACAAGTGATAGAAAAACTTATCTGAATCTTACAAATCACTCATACTTTAATTTAAGTGGAGATTTTAAAAGAGATATTAAAGATGAGACTTTATATTTAAACTGTGATGAATTTATTGCTGTTGATAAAGAAACATTACCAGTATCAATTAATTCTGTTGAAGGAACTCCTTTTGATTTCAGAGAAGGAAAGATATTGAAAACTTCATTAGATGCAGATGATGAGCAGATAAAAATAGTGAATAATGGACTTGACCATCCATTTATTTTTAGTGAAGGTGGAAAACGTCCTCTAATAAAACTTGAAGATCAAAAGAGCGGAAGAGTTCTTGAAGTGGAAACTGATCAACCAGCAGTTGTAATCTATACAGGAAACTATCTTCATGAGGTAGGAAATTTGAATAGCAAAGTATGTTGTAAAAAACATATGGGAATATGTTTTGAGACACAGAACTATGCAGATGCTTTAAATTTTATACCAGAAAAAGCGGTGATTACATCACCTGAAAAACCTTATATACAGGAGACAAGGTATAAATTTACAGTAACAAAATAA
- the rpmE gene encoding 50S ribosomal protein L31, producing the protein MKKGIHPEFKVVTVECSCGEKFETRSTYAKGDEIKVAVCSKCHPFYTGKAKFIDAAGRVDKFNKKYSIKK; encoded by the coding sequence ATGAAAAAAGGAATTCATCCAGAATTTAAAGTAGTTACTGTTGAATGCAGCTGCGGAGAAAAATTTGAAACAAGATCAACTTATGCAAAGGGAGACGAAATAAAAGTAGCTGTTTGCTCAAAATGCCACCCATTCTATACTGGTAAGGCTAAATTTATTGATGCTGCAGGAAGAGTTGACAAATTCAACAAAAAATATAGCATTAAAAAATAG
- a CDS encoding LysO family transporter: MTTILLYIVIMGIGIFLARKGFIPNRMKNKLQHFQNFSLMFLLGVLGYKLGSDDKLLADIDKLGVQSLVIAAFSIGFSILFVHIFYKGDR, translated from the coding sequence GTGACAACAATACTTTTATATATTGTTATAATGGGGATTGGAATTTTTCTTGCAAGAAAAGGATTTATTCCAAATAGAATGAAAAATAAACTTCAGCATTTTCAAAATTTTTCACTTATGTTTTTGCTTGGAGTTTTAGGATATAAATTGGGAAGTGATGATAAATTACTGGCGGATATAGATAAATTAGGAGTTCAATCACTTGTAATTGCTGCATTCAGCATTGGATTCAGTATCCTCTTTGTACATATTTTTTATAAGGGGGATAGATAA
- a CDS encoding MFS transporter — translation MNNRLPLKVQIFYGLGVSYAIVDQIFAQWILYFYLPPESSGLKPIMAPLFISLALVISRFVDMITDPLVGFISDKVNTRWGRRIPFIAVGIIPLALFTIGFFYPPMNNQKSAFIYLAIVGSMFFTFYTIVGAPYNSLIPEIGHTTEERLNLSTWQSIFRLLYTAIAMIIPGVLIKYIGQGDTLHGVRGMVVALCVIVVIGGLITVFLVPEKKYSHGETSKASFKETMKLLFKNSSFVNYLFGLLFFFIGFNNLRAIMNYFIEDIMGLDKSAITIASALLFGMSALCFYPTNKLSKKYGYRKVMLTCLGMLIVFTLCLFELGKMIPTSFGYILFALIGIPVAGAAFIFPPAMLSEIGSKISDKSGNRIEGVCFGIQGFFLKMAFLISILILPILLVSGNGDILAAITGKPTGVEKTGIYMTSIASTISFVISFIFYYRYKE, via the coding sequence ATGAATAACAGACTTCCATTGAAAGTACAGATTTTTTACGGATTAGGAGTAAGTTATGCCATTGTTGACCAGATATTTGCCCAATGGATACTATACTTCTATCTTCCACCTGAAAGTTCAGGATTAAAACCTATTATGGCACCACTATTTATATCTCTTGCTCTTGTGATTTCAAGATTTGTAGATATGATAACTGACCCTTTAGTAGGATTTATCTCTGACAAGGTAAATACAAGATGGGGAAGAAGAATTCCTTTTATTGCTGTAGGAATAATACCTTTAGCTCTCTTTACAATTGGATTTTTCTATCCACCTATGAATAATCAGAAAAGTGCCTTTATCTATCTTGCAATAGTAGGTTCAATGTTTTTTACTTTCTATACAATAGTAGGTGCTCCATACAACTCTTTAATACCTGAGATTGGTCACACTACAGAGGAAAGACTTAACCTGTCTACGTGGCAATCTATATTTAGACTCCTATACACAGCTATTGCCATGATAATTCCTGGTGTACTTATTAAGTATATCGGACAAGGGGATACCCTTCACGGAGTTCGTGGAATGGTTGTTGCTCTCTGTGTCATTGTAGTTATTGGAGGGCTTATTACAGTATTTTTAGTTCCTGAAAAAAAATACTCACATGGAGAGACTTCAAAAGCAAGTTTTAAAGAGACTATGAAACTTTTATTTAAAAACAGTTCCTTTGTTAACTATCTGTTTGGTCTACTGTTTTTCTTTATAGGTTTTAACAACTTAAGAGCTATTATGAACTATTTCATTGAAGATATAATGGGACTTGACAAAAGTGCTATTACAATAGCCTCAGCACTTCTATTTGGTATGTCAGCTCTTTGTTTTTACCCAACAAACAAACTTTCTAAAAAATATGGATACAGAAAGGTTATGCTTACATGCCTTGGAATGTTAATTGTCTTTACCCTATGCCTATTTGAACTTGGAAAAATGATTCCAACTTCATTTGGATATATTCTTTTTGCTCTTATTGGTATTCCAGTTGCTGGAGCAGCATTTATATTCCCTCCTGCAATGTTAAGTGAAATAGGAAGCAAAATCAGTGATAAAAGTGGAAATAGAATTGAAGGTGTATGTTTTGGAATTCAGGGATTCTTCCTTAAAATGGCATTTTTAATATCTATACTTATTCTTCCAATACTTCTTGTATCAGGAAATGGGGATATTTTAGCAGCTATTACAGGAAAACCTACAGGGGTTGAAAAAACAGGTATATATATGACCTCTATTGCCTCTACAATTTCATTTGTAATATCTTTTATCTTCTATTACCGTTATAAAGAGTAG